The Nitratidesulfovibrio sp. genome includes the window ATGCGGGCAAGGGGGCGGCAGGCTCCGGCGGCGGCAGTGCCGGAACCGGCGCCTGACACCGGGCCGGGAGGCGTACGGCGGATCATCGGAGAATCATCGGACGGGCAATGTACGGAATGCGGAGAAAGCCGCCGCCACACCCCATGGCGGCGGCGTTCCTGCGTCCTGCTCCCGTCATGGCATCTCGCGCCCCGGCGGCCTGCCGCGCGTCTTTCCCCTTGCCCCCTCCCCCGGCCTTCATTATGTTGGGATAATGGACGATCCACCCCACTGTCCCTCCAGCCGTTTGGGGGTGCCGGTCAGCGGCGCGCGGATCGTCCCGGAATTATCCGCATTGGCCACGGCTGGCCGCTTGCCGCCGTCACATAGGGAGGTTGCCATGAAGGTGTTGATGATCGTCACGTCCAACGACAGGCTGGGCGATACCGGCCACAAGACCGGGCTGTGGCTGGAGGAACTGGCCGCACCCTATTACGTGTTCACCGATGCCGGGGCGCGGGTCACCCTGGCCTCGCCCAAGGGCGGCGCCGCACCCGTGGACCCGCGCAGCGAGGCGGATGAGGCCCAGAACAGGACCACCCGCCGCTTCACGGCGGACCCGGCGGCCATGGCCGCCCTGAAGGACACCGTGCCGCTGGCCGAAGTGCGGCCGGAGGACTACGACGTGCTGTTCTACCCCGGCGGGCACGGCCCGCTGTGGGATCTGGTGGACGACCCGCGCTCGCTGGCCATCATCGAGAACATGCACCGCGCGGGCAAGCCCGTGGCGGCGGTGTGCCACGGCCCCGCCGTGCTGGTGCGGGCCACCACGCCCGACGGCAAGCCGCTGGTGGCCCGGCGCAACATGACCGGGTTTTCCAACGCCGAAGAGGACGCGGTGAGCCTGTCACGGGTGGTGCCCTTCCTGTTGCAGGACGAATTGACCCGCCTTGGCGCCAGGTACGAGCGCGGCCCGCTGTGGGAACCGCACGTGGTGGCGGACGGGCTGCTGGTCACCGGGCAGAACCCGGCCTCGTCCGAGCGCACCGCCAAGGCCGTGCTGGAAGTGCTGGCCCGCTCGTGCGGCTGCGCGCCGTATTTGGGCGAACCCATCAGGGAACCGGGAGAGCCGGGCGCGCCGGGAGCGTAGCGTAAAGGCGAAAGCGGGTGTGCCGGGCGCTTTCTGACGGGGTGACGGGATGGCAACATGTCGCCCCGCAAACGGGAAAATGACAAGGGCAGGCGGGTCGATACGACCGTCTGCCCTTTGTCGTCGCATGTCGCGCGGATGGGGGGCGGGAAGCGGCGAGCGCCTGTGGGCCTGCCCTGTCAGTCGGCGGGCCGAGGCTGTTGTCAGGCGGCCTTGTCCGGGATGGCCTGCCGTCGCCGTCGTAACCTGTTGTCTCCGTTATCTGTCGCCGCCACCGTTGCCGTTCGTCGTGGGCCGCAGCAGGCAGGCGATGGCGTGGAACACGGTCTGCACGTAGCGGCCGGACAGCACTTCCGGCAGGGGGAAGCAGGGGGGATCTTCGGAGGGTTCGCACCCGGCCAGCGCGGTGAAGGTGCGGCGCGACAGCTCTTCCAGCGGTTGTTCCAGCATCTCCACCCACAGCCGCTCGCCCTCGCCGGGGCCGTCGCCGGACAGGTCGGAACCGGACAGGTCGGAGCCGGGCGGGCCGGAGCCGGGCGTCGCATGGGCGGTCGGCGGGATGTCCGACAGGCGGCAGCGCAGCGGGCGGCGGGCGAAAAGCATGCACCGCCCTGCGGGTTCGCCGGGGGTGACGGATGGGGCGGTATTTTCCGGGGCGGGGTTTGCGGCGGTCTCACCGGCAGCCGCCGTTTCAACTGGCCCACCCACCTCGATCATCCCGTCTGCTCCGCCCGGCCCAACCGTTCCAACCGCTCCAACCGTTCGGGCCAGCAGCGGACAGGCGGTCCGGTTCGCCGGGACGTTGGCATCATCCGCCCCACGGAAGGGCACGCCCGCATCAGCGCCCATATCCCTGTTGGGAACGGGGACGGCTGCGGACTCCATGCGGGGGGCGCGGTACGCCCGGCAGGCCTCCTGCACGGCCCCGCGCTGGGCGGCGGTCAGCAGGGTGTCGGCGCTGCGGGCCAGGGCCGCCGCCTCCACCAGCGTCACCACCGGGGGCACGCGGCAGCAGCGGGCATGGTCGCGCCCGCACTGCGGCGCGTTGGCCATGTGGGGCATGGCGCGCAGGGCGGCATCCAGCCGGGCGGCCAGGGCCTCGTATTCGGCCAGCACGGGCAAAAGATCGTCA containing:
- a CDS encoding dual specificity protein phosphatase family protein, with the protein product MTAPAQPPSAPPAAPPPGGPARGPSQAPTPEGQDGGSSRKGGLLQRAARGVAAFLRNALTTQAPSGHPTFPVTWVTQHIAAGPAPVTREHLDALREQGIQAILNLCEELCVLADLEQERGFDVFYLPIEDEHAPDEAALEQALDWLDEAVYLGRRVYIHCRYGIGRTGTVLNAYLLRRGLGQRRTERLMRRLRSKPANYRQWSALRRYGRRNRALTLREPAPEPARHDDLLPVLAEYEALAARLDAALRAMPHMANAPQCGRDHARCCRVPPVVTLVEAAALARSADTLLTAAQRGAVQEACRAYRAPRMESAAVPVPNRDMGADAGVPFRGADDANVPANRTACPLLARTVGAVGTVGPGGADGMIEVGGPVETAAAGETAANPAPENTAPSVTPGEPAGRCMLFARRPLRCRLSDIPPTAHATPGSGPPGSDLSGSDLSGDGPGEGERLWVEMLEQPLEELSRRTFTALAGCEPSEDPPCFPLPEVLSGRYVQTVFHAIACLLRPTTNGNGGGDR
- a CDS encoding type 1 glutamine amidotransferase domain-containing protein, which codes for MKVLMIVTSNDRLGDTGHKTGLWLEELAAPYYVFTDAGARVTLASPKGGAAPVDPRSEADEAQNRTTRRFTADPAAMAALKDTVPLAEVRPEDYDVLFYPGGHGPLWDLVDDPRSLAIIENMHRAGKPVAAVCHGPAVLVRATTPDGKPLVARRNMTGFSNAEEDAVSLSRVVPFLLQDELTRLGARYERGPLWEPHVVADGLLVTGQNPASSERTAKAVLEVLARSCGCAPYLGEPIREPGEPGAPGA